CCGGAGCATGGGTAATCATAAAATCGGGTTTGGCTTCCATGGCTACAGCTTGAGGAGTACAGCCGCAGGCCCAAAATACAGGCACTTCCCCGGAGTGTATGGTGACGGCATCACCAAGATCGGGTTTATCAATATTAAAAATACCGATTACGGCCGGATCGCCCACATGTAGGGGCGCGCCGTGTACGGCCGGATAACGGGACGTAACTTGCACCGCCCGCACTACCTGCTGCGGCGGGATCGGCCGCATGCTGACCACTACGGGACCGTGAAATACGCCGGCCGGGACACATTGGATGCTGGTAATGTACATAGGCACGTTTCGATTTTCCTCGATATGCCGGACTGGAATACCGGCACCCAGCAGCGCGGCTTCAAAAGTGAAGCTACAGCCCAGGAGAAACCCGGTCAGATCTTCACGCCAGTAAGATGTGATGTCGGTGACTTCGGCTTTAAGCTCGCCCTGCTCCCAGATACGATACTTAGGAAGATCGGTTCTAAGGTCGGCTGCCGGTGCCGCCAGACGCGGGACCGGGGAACCGGGCTCGGTTAC
The Bacillota bacterium genome window above contains:
- a CDS encoding putative hydro-lyase; protein product: MSVQELRQTIRRGDFTSPTPGLAPGYAQANLVILPQKYAFDFLLFCLRNPKPCPVLDVTEPGSPVPRLAAPAADLRTDLPKYRIWEQGELKAEVTDITSYWREDLTGFLLGCSFTFEAALLGAGIPVRHIEENRNVPMYITSIQCVPAGVFHGPVVVSMRPIPPQQVVRAVQVTSRYPAVHGAPLHVGDPAVIGIFNIDKPDLGDAVTIHSGEVPVFWACGCTPQAVAMEAKPDFMITHAPGHMFITDLKNEELAAL